TCATCATCTGACTCATCATCTTCGTCATGGTTGATGCTAACAAGCGGTATAGTAGGAGCTGTTGCAGGAACAGATTTTCCCTTTGCCTTATCATCATGTTGCTGAAGAACACGCTGCAGATTGTCGTTCAATGCCAATCCTTGACACAGAAGTTCCTCATCTCTGCAAAAAAGGAAGGAGACTCTCTCTCTCAACATTAGCGAATTCTATCAAATTTAGTAACGAACAGGAGGGTGAAGGAGAAAGCAAACGAATCCTTACGATGTAGTGTTGACCAGAGTCATTACACGTCTCTGATAAGTACGGCATTGCTCTACCAAATCAACTATAAGCTCTTCCTTTAAACCCTGTCACAACAGAAACAGCAGTGAGTgtttcaaatcaaatcaaacaacAGAGACACCATGTctaatcatgtaataatatctTACCTCAGGATGGCTTGGATCAAGAGCCCCAAGCATGTCCGTCAAAATATCAACTGATCCCTGAGCACTTTGAATCTCTTCCAAACTAGAAAAAACAAATACACTTAAAAGTCTACAACAAGCTTGAGACACAGAATATAGATGTatttatcagaaaaaaaaagtagagagTACCTGAGTGCAGAAGCATCATCACTTTGCAAAGAGGCCTGAATAGCAGCATCTTCATCAGACGCAGCAGCGTGAGCAATAATAGGCTGAGTCTGAGGTGGAGTAAAGAATGGTACACTGCTCTCGGTTCGAGGTGGGAACTCAATTCCAGCAGACTAAAGTTTCCAAAAGGTAAAACCGGTTTATCAAAACTTTGATACACAATAACAGAGTTTtgtatatacatacataaaagGCTCAAGGTACATACCCTGAGTTCATTATAAGCATTGTAATACTGAGGGAATCTTCCACCGCTCCCACCGAAAGCTTCTTGCCATGTATCTAATAAACTAAGTATCTTCTCCCTAACACTCAGGTCCGGCTACATAAGTGAGTTTGGTAAATTTCCAGAGTAAGCGAATTTCATAATAGAAATGAAATATAACAAGCTCAAAGTGAGGTGAGAAATGGTTTAGGGTAAGAACCTTTTTCTTCACTATCTTGACCATATCAGGCAAAATCTCACGTTCCACGATAAGCTGGTACACGCTCTCTCCACAATTCTTACTCAGAGTTTCCAAAGCCTGAATCAAAATCCACCGAGTATTCATGGATAAGAAGATCAGTACAATAAACGGAACCAAAGTGTATCAATGAAAGAGTGTAAAAAGAGGACTTACATAAAGAGCGAGAATCTGAACTTTAGAATTTTTACTTGCTAACCGTTTCTTGAGCACTTTCACTGCTTCTTTTGCTTGACTACAGAAACAAAAATAGCCTCAAGAACTTAGCCTAAACTCAATCAGAGATAAGTAATTTCAAAATGCGTTGttatgagaggaagaagaagacatgaGACGAAGTTACCTACCTAGGATCCATGTTGATAATGTCACAGAGCTCAATGTTGATAGCCCAATCAGGACCAATCAGCATATCATTCGTAGCCCTCTCAGCACAAGCAGCCGCGTTATTCGCCATATAGCAAGATTCGATCTTTCAATAAAAATCCTAAAAGTTTCAAGCTTCCTACAACTACCAAGTATAACAAAACATCATTATATAACTTCTTAATTATAGACTGTAATTCACATCATTGAGATCAAagactaataaataaataaagacaaATAGTAGCTATCACGACGTGTTTGTTTTACAGTCCCAGTAAATCCAATCAAGAGGAAATAAAACAATCAAGAAAGTAGGAATCAAATTCTTACCTGTCTGTGGACTCAATTTAATTGAGAAGGGGATGATAGACCGAGCGAAGATTTGTGCGTCTCACGATCGAGAAAACGAAgacaagtttatgaagaagaagaaaagtaatCTAAACTTGGTATGTGAACACGATCGGGCTTTTGTATCAGCAGGTCAGgtcatcatcatcgtcgtcaTTAGCCAGCCGTCCATAAAATCAACTGCGTCTTCTTTGTTCTATTACTTTTCTTGCAAGATGCCAACTTCTATATCACTACTGCTAACGTAACGGTCGGTGacagaaaaatataatgaatGTCGATTATTCTTAAGTTTAGGTCGAAAGTAATGATCATTAGTCACTAAAATATCctcattttgtttgtttgatttcaTTGTTGACTTTGCGTTTCCAAAGTCACCGAAAACGCGTTTCCAAACTCACCGAAAACGAAGACGCGCGTTTCGACGAGACAGCCACTGgacacacaaaagaaaattttaaaacgctACTTTTCAGGCAGAGatgatattattattagttttttagGCTTTTAATGCATATAAAGGAAGGATAATAATGTTAAAAAACAGGAAGAATAATCAAGTGGTAGACCATAC
This genomic interval from Brassica napus cultivar Da-Ae chromosome A6, Da-Ae, whole genome shotgun sequence contains the following:
- the LOC106347352 gene encoding TOM1-like protein 3 — translated: MANNAAACAERATNDMLIGPDWAINIELCDIINMDPSQAKEAVKVLKKRLASKNSKVQILALYALETLSKNCGESVYQLIVEREILPDMVKIVKKKPDLSVREKILSLLDTWQEAFGGSGGRFPQYYNAYNELRSAGIEFPPRTESSVPFFTPPQTQPIIAHAAASDEDAAIQASLQSDDASALSLEEIQSAQGSVDILTDMLGALDPSHPEGLKEELIVDLVEQCRTYQRRVMTLVNTTSDEELLCQGLALNDNLQRVLQQHDDKAKGKSVPATAPTIPLVSINHDEDDESDDDFSQLSHRSKRESARVSFNPVLPPPPPTMRPVHVESGAMDFLSGDVYTPQGASETSKPPSSTHSSDRDASAPVFDDPAPRSKSPEQALFTKPVYDQTEQLPRAPWDPEGTRAFPPPMSVRTSQRQQYSQHNNVPQRTSSGSDSSYEDLVGQSRNLSLNPTGSATAAATPPKKDDKPEDILFKDLVDFAKNRKSSSSSSKPNN